One part of the Deinococcus misasensis DSM 22328 genome encodes these proteins:
- a CDS encoding HD domain-containing phosphohydrolase gives MDTAHEVSAALPTCRILVVDDEPANVTLMRRLLTQSGYAPPLEVQDSRWAVQTIENEKPDLILLDLMMPHVSGLDILKSLPEVFQKVGFIPVIVLTADMASQTRHEALALGASDFITKPIDRTETLLRIKNILQLHQFRKTLQNQNQVLEEEVQSRTRQLQEAYQQIVERNRELKQAQEEIVIRLARCGEYRDDQTGEHTHRVGHMAARIGSEMGMPSEQVNQLQEAALLHDIGKVGISDLILLKPGRLTPEEFQLMKQHSVIGARILESSQTALLQMAERIALSHHERWDGTGYPQGLSGANIPLEARIVSVCDVYDALTSDRPYKKAWTHEDALQEIHSQSGKMFDPAVVEAFLRLYGTPLDPHEG, from the coding sequence ATGGATACGGCCCACGAAGTGTCTGCTGCCCTGCCCACTTGCCGAATTCTGGTGGTGGACGATGAACCCGCCAACGTCACCCTGATGCGCAGGCTCCTGACCCAGAGTGGATATGCCCCTCCTCTGGAAGTGCAGGATTCCAGATGGGCTGTGCAAACCATTGAAAATGAAAAACCCGATTTGATCCTGTTGGACCTGATGATGCCACACGTCAGTGGACTGGACATTCTGAAAAGCCTTCCAGAGGTGTTCCAGAAAGTGGGTTTCATTCCGGTCATTGTGCTGACCGCAGACATGGCTTCCCAGACCCGGCATGAGGCCCTTGCTCTGGGGGCCAGCGATTTCATCACCAAACCGATTGACCGCACCGAAACCCTGTTGCGCATCAAAAACATCTTGCAACTGCATCAATTTCGCAAAACCCTGCAAAACCAGAATCAGGTGCTGGAGGAGGAGGTGCAGTCCCGCACCCGCCAGTTGCAGGAAGCCTACCAGCAAATTGTGGAACGCAACCGCGAACTGAAGCAGGCACAGGAGGAAATCGTGATCCGCCTTGCCCGATGTGGCGAGTACCGCGACGATCAGACTGGAGAGCACACCCACCGTGTCGGTCACATGGCCGCCCGCATTGGCAGCGAAATGGGCATGCCTTCAGAGCAGGTCAACCAGTTGCAGGAAGCGGCTTTGTTGCATGACATCGGCAAGGTGGGCATCAGTGACCTGATCCTCCTGAAGCCTGGGCGCCTCACCCCAGAGGAATTTCAACTGATGAAACAGCACTCGGTGATTGGGGCCAGAATTCTGGAGTCCAGTCAAACCGCCCTGTTGCAAATGGCCGAACGGATTGCCCTGTCGCACCACGAGCGCTGGGATGGGACAGGCTATCCGCAGGGTCTGTCCGGTGCAAACATTCCTCTGGAAGCCCGGATTGTCTCGGTGTGTGATGTGTACGATGCCCTGACCAGTGATCGACCTTACAAGAAGGCCTGGACGCACGAAGATGCCTTGCAGGAAATCCATTCCCAGAGTGGAAAAATGTTTGATCCTGCAGTGGTGGAGGCTTTCCTGCGCCTGTATGGGACCCCGTTGGACCCCCATGAAGGCTGA
- a CDS encoding sensor domain-containing phosphodiesterase yields the protein MHEPSLSEVLHSPSPHLPEGDLQQQLQDLLNTVRQHFGMNVAFISRFENGRRIFEQVSSDGPSQVQVGNGDPLEETYCQRVVMGDLPGVIPNTADFEVARNLPITRTLNIGAYLSAPIQLPDGQVYGTFCCLSHQPENNLNQRDLQVLRAFAEVAGQHIEKHHRQAQERQDKIRRIQQVFTGDLLSMVYQPFVEVTTGKLVGIEVLSRFASEPYLTPDIWFAEAHQVNLGVELEAFAIRKALMELLDLPGSFQMAFNVSPQMLLSPQLEGVLQGHPLDRITLELSERAPVQDYSVLLERLKFWRSQGLRFAIDDAGADHASMRHLLHLHPDTLKIDMSLTRGIDVHPGRRSLTTALVAFASEIGSTLVAEGVETRGELHTFMQLRVQQAQGHLLHRPLPVADLGEMLKDQGAC from the coding sequence GTGCACGAACCTTCCCTGTCCGAAGTCCTGCATTCCCCATCCCCGCACCTGCCAGAGGGTGACCTGCAACAGCAGTTGCAGGACCTGCTGAACACCGTGCGGCAGCATTTTGGCATGAATGTGGCTTTCATTTCACGCTTTGAAAATGGACGGCGCATTTTTGAACAGGTCAGCAGCGATGGGCCTTCACAGGTGCAGGTGGGAAACGGTGATCCTCTGGAGGAAACCTACTGCCAGAGGGTGGTCATGGGCGATTTGCCCGGCGTCATTCCCAACACCGCTGATTTCGAGGTGGCCCGGAACCTGCCCATCACCCGCACCCTGAACATTGGGGCTTACCTGAGCGCACCCATCCAGTTGCCGGATGGACAGGTGTATGGCACGTTCTGTTGCCTGAGCCATCAACCTGAAAACAACCTCAACCAGAGGGATTTGCAGGTCTTGAGGGCTTTTGCAGAGGTGGCAGGCCAGCACATTGAAAAACACCATCGGCAGGCACAGGAACGACAGGACAAAATCCGGCGGATCCAGCAGGTTTTCACGGGTGACCTCCTGAGCATGGTGTATCAACCTTTTGTGGAAGTGACCACAGGCAAACTGGTGGGTATAGAGGTGCTCTCGCGGTTTGCTTCAGAACCTTACCTCACCCCTGACATTTGGTTTGCGGAAGCACATCAGGTGAACCTCGGGGTGGAATTGGAAGCCTTTGCCATCCGAAAAGCCCTGATGGAACTTCTTGACCTGCCCGGTTCCTTTCAGATGGCCTTCAATGTTTCACCGCAAATGCTGCTCAGTCCGCAACTGGAAGGGGTTTTGCAGGGCCATCCTCTGGACCGCATCACCCTTGAACTTTCTGAACGGGCTCCTGTTCAAGACTACAGTGTGCTGCTGGAGCGTTTGAAATTCTGGCGTTCACAGGGACTCAGGTTTGCCATTGATGATGCTGGAGCAGACCACGCCAGCATGCGCCACCTTCTGCACTTGCATCCGGACACCCTGAAGATTGACATGTCCCTCACCAGAGGCATTGATGTGCATCCCGGACGGCGTTCCCTGACCACCGCTCTGGTGGCTTTTGCTTCAGAAATTGGCAGCACTCTGGTTGCAGAAGGTGTGGAAACCAGAGGAGAGCTGCACACCTTCATGCAACTCAGGGTGCAGCAGGCGCAGGGACATCTGCTGCATCGGCCTCTACCTGTTGCAGATTTGGGCGAAATGCTGAAAGATCAGGGGGCCTGCTGA